One Dermacentor silvarum isolate Dsil-2018 chromosome 10, BIME_Dsil_1.4, whole genome shotgun sequence genomic window carries:
- the LOC119431299 gene encoding dual specificity tyrosine-phosphorylation-regulated kinase 2, which translates to MSSRECPAMPLSRTRSLIANMNGSAPSSEAGYIEKNAANNNNNSSALGGGGNGSSLLLPPIKSQTIAGFKFQSSVHKLFDVDQNGDSPDNKAGVGGGGGAGKTLVATPEQVMKMYMHKLSPYEHHEIFNYPQIYFIGANAKKRQGTPGTPNNCGYDDDQGSYLHVPHDHIAYRFEMLKVIGKGSFGQVIKAYDHKQHQHVALKMVRNEKRFHRQAQEEIRILDFLRRQDRDNTFNLIHMLEHFTFRNHTCITFELLSINLYELIKKNKFQGFSLQLVRKFAHSLLQCLDALHRSHIIHCDLKPENVLLKQQGRSGIKVIDFGSSCFEHQRVYTYIQSRFYRAPEVILGAKYGMPIDMWSLGCILAELLTGYPLLPGEDEADQLACIMELLGPPPQKLLDQAKRAKNFISSKGYPRYCTVTTLPDGAVVLGAGRSRRGKLRGPPGSKDWSTALKGCDDPLFVDFLKRCLEWDPATRMTPAAALRHAWLRRRLPRTPQTTASDSTTQRSSVSSSRSVIASKATRLGDELASTLKLPQIGNPVS; encoded by the coding sequence ATGAGTTCCCGGGAGTGCCCCGCGATGCCCCTGTCGCGGACGCGGTCCCTGATCGCCAACATGAACGGCTCGGCGCCCTCGTCGGAGGCCGGCTACATCGAGAAAAACGccgccaacaacaacaacaactcgtCGGcgctcggcggcggcggcaacggGTCCAGCCTGCTGCTGCCGCCCATCAAGAGCCAGACCATCGCGGGCTTCAAGTTCCAGTCGAGCGTGCACAAGCTCTTCGACGTGGACCAGAACGGCGACTCGCCCGACAACAAGGCGGGtgtcggaggcggcggcggcgcgggcAAAACACTGGTGGCCACGCCGGAGCAGGTGATGAAGATGTACATGCACAAGCTGAGCCCGTACGAGCACCACGAGATCTTCAACTACCCGCAGATCTACTTCATCGGCGCCAACGCCAAGAAGCGCCAGGGTACGCCGGGCACGCCGAACAACTGCGGCTACGACGACGACCAGGGTTCGTACCTTCACGTGCCGCACGACCACATCGCGTACCGCTTCGAGATGCTCAAGGTGATCGGCAAGGGCTCCTTCGGCCAAGTGATCAAGGCGTACGACCACAAGCAGCACCAGCACGTCGCGCTCAAGATGGTCCGCAACGAGAAGCGGTTCCACCGGCAGGCGCAGGAGGAGATCCGCATCCTGGACTTCTTGCGCCGCCAGGACCGCGACAACACGTTCAACCTGATCCACATGCTGGAGCACTTCACCTTCCGCAACCACACGTGCATCACCTTCGAGCTGCTCTCCATCAACCTGTACGAGCTGATCAAGAAGAACAAGTTCCAGGGCTTCTCCCTGCAGCTGGTGCGCAAGTTCGCCcactcgctgctgcagtgcctggACGCGCTGCACAGGAGCCACATTATCCACTGCGACCTGAAGCCCGAGAACGTGCTGCTCAAACAGCAGGGCCGCTCGGGCATCAAGGTCATCGACTTCGGCTCCTCGTGCTTCGAGCACCAGCGCGTGTACACCTACATCCAGTCGCGCTTCTACCGGGCGCCCGAGGTTATCCTCGGCGCCAAGTACGGCATGCCCATCGACATGTGGAGCCTAGGTTGCATCCTAGCCGAGCTACTGACGGGATACCCGCTCTTGCCGGGCGAGGACGAGGCCGATCAGTTGGCCTGCATCATGGAGCTGCTCGGCCCGCCGCCTCAGAAGCTGCTGGACCAGGCCAAGCGGGCCAAGAACTTCATCAGCTCCAAGGGCTACCCGCGCTACTGCACCGTCACCACGCTACCGGACGGCGCCGTCGTGCTAGGCGCTGGCCGGTCGCGGCGCGGAAAGCTGCGCGGACCGCCGGGTTCCaaggactggtcgaccgctctgAAAGGTTGCGACGATCCTTTGTTCGTGGACTTCCTGAAGCGGTGCCTCGAGTGGGACCCCGCGACTCGCATGACGCCCGCGGCTGCACTGCGGCACGCCTGGCTACGCCGGCGGCTACCGCGGACGCCGCAGACCACGGCGTCGGACTCGACGACCCAGCGCTCCTCGGTTTCCTCGTCGAGGTCGGTGATCGCGTCGAAGGCGACCCGACTGGGAGACGAGCTCGCGAGTACGCTCAAACTGCCGCAGATTGGCAATCCCGTGTCGTGA
- the LOC119431300 gene encoding uncharacterized protein LOC119431300, with protein MDAEKKRDFRSRKYRTKHKFKGTRRKVKRLATDTSAVAKPNLGDDDAFDGSEPARRSRFIDSVDEFVSTSEKKLKIFENEDRSGEEMASTFICEIGIVNLLVSAAACPACGRCELSIRELPEKRKGLASCLELRCNNAACFTPIVSSTYSSRRAAPADDANGGAHPSVRPRESFAVNIKAVVSARAIGAGHNQLVRFCAVLGLPKPMHHKSFTAITKKVHLAATKAVAENLKLARKVTAQEAGSANVAVMFDGTWQKRGHKSHNGIGTAISVETGLCLDFEVLSNYCQSCSTRKPFESEEEEEIWQAFHMPVCEKNVDCSAHAMETNAAERIWKRTESYSTPLRFTTFLSDGDSKAYTAVSAANVYGSVPITKEDCTNHVAKRLGTALRKLKMPRGEKLTDAVILKLRSYFQVAITANRGSVHGMCCAIWASFFHSCSTDTAQNHKFCPDGKDSWCKFKRAEALGQAAPAHTPILTSSQAKTMLPTYKRLTEKQLLTRCAKGKTQNGAESLNSKIWLLCPKTRFASRTVVEMATALAVLWFNQGHKCYEQVLQELGVLPSKELVALSKDCDKRRISNMSTKQTAEARFRRRRLAKEARLEHAAHKDSERTTYGAGEF; from the coding sequence ATGGATGCTGAGAAGAAACGCGATTTTCGATCTCGAAAGTATCGGACAAAGCACAAATTCAAAGGAACCCGCCGCAAGGTCAAGCGGCTTGCAACGGATACGTCCGCGGTAGCGAAGCCTAACCTCGGTGACGACGACGCTTTCGACGGTTCGGAGCCGGCCCGGCGATCAAGATTCATCGATAGCGTAGACGAATTCGTCAGCACATCGGAGAAAAAGCTAAAGATCTTCGAGAATGAAGATAGGAGCGGCGAGGAGATGGCGAGCACCTTTATCTGCGAGATCGGCATCGTCAACTTACTGGTGAGTGCCGCGGCATGTCCGGCATGCGGACGGTGCGAACTCTCCATCCGCGAGTTACCCGAAAAGCGGAAAGGACTCGCGTCTTGTTTGGAGTTGCGTTGCAACAATGCTGCGTGTTTCACGCCCATTGTCTCGTCGACGTATTCGTCGCGACGTGCAGCTCCGGCAGACGACGCTAACGGCGGAGCGCACCCTTCAGTCAGGCCAAGAGAGAGTTTTGCCGTGAACATCAAGGCAGTGGTTTCGGCGCGTGCAATCGGAGCTGGACACAATCAACTTGTCAGATTTTGTGCCGTTCTTGGTTTGCCAAAACCGATGCACCATAAGTCGTTCACCGCCATAACAAAAAAAGTACACCTCGCTGCTACGAAAGCAGTGGCTGAAAACCTGAAGTTGGCTCGGAAAGTAACAGCACAGGAAGCGGGATCTGCCAATGTAGCTGttatgtttgatggcacttggcAGAAACGAGGCCACAAGAGCCATAATGGCATAGGCACAGCCATTTCTGTGGAAACGGGGCTTTGCCTAGACTTTGAAGTTTTGTCTAACTACTGCCAGAGTTGCAGTACACGCAAGCCATTTGAAagcgaagaggaggaagaaatATGGCAAGCTTTTCATATGCCAGTGTGCGAAAAAAATGTAGATTGCTCAGCACACGCCATGGAGACTAATGCTGCTGAGAGAATATGGAAGAGGACCGAGTCCTACAGTACTCCGCTGAGGTTTACAACCTTTCTCAGCGATGGCGACAGCAAGGCTTATACAGCTGTGTCTGCGGCAAACGTGTATGGAAGTGTGCCCATCACAAAAGAAGACTGCACCAACCACGTAGCCAAGCGGCTTGGGACTGCCCTGCGGAAACTCAAAATGCCGCGAGGGGAGAAGCTTACAGATGCAGTAATTTTGAAGCTGCGGAGCTACTTTCAAGTAGCCATCACTGCCAACAGAGGAAGTGTACATGGAATGTGTTGTGCAATCTGGGCATCATTTTTCCATTCATGCTCAACAGATACAGCCCAGAACCATAAGTTTTGTCCGGATGGAAAGGACTCCTGGTGCAAGTTCAAGCGGGCAGAAGCGTTGGGTCAGGCAGCCCCAGCACACACCCCTATTCTCACAAGCAGCCAGGCCAAGACAATGCTGCCCACATACAAAAGGCTGACGGAGAAACAGCTACTCACTCGCTGCGCCAAGGGGAAAACTCAAAATGGAGCCGAATCATTGAACAGTAAGATTTGGCTGTTGTGCCCCAAGACGAGGTTTGCCTCGCGCACAGTCGTGGAGATGGCAACAGCACTCGCTGTCCTGTGGTTTAACCAAGGTCACAAATGCTACGAACAAGTTCTGCAGGAACTAGGAGTGCTTCCCTCAAAGGAACTCGTTGCGCTGAGCAAAGACTGTGACAAGAGAAGGATTTCGAACATGTCGACGAAGCAGACAGCAGAGGCAAGGTTTCGCCGTCGCCGTCTAGCCAAGGAGGCTCGTCTGGAGCACGCTGCTCACAAAGACTCTGAGCGAACAACATACGGTGCGGGTGAATTCTAA